Below is a window of Candidatus Rhabdochlamydia sp. T3358 DNA.
GAGAAATTGCCACAAAATGATCAACTCGGTTGAGTGATGCAATATCCCAACTACGTAAATAATGAAGAGCAAACCGAGCAAACCCTCTTTGCCATACCTCTGCTCTTTCTAAATAACAATGCATCAAATCCCAGGCATAACGCATGGGAGTAAAACAATAACACACATGCAACTGGTCTGGATGAGTCAATACCCCTTTTGCTACTGCATGTGAAAGAGAAATCACTAGATTATGATCTCTTAGATCAAATTGTTCGATTGCTAAAGGAAAAAAAGGAAGATAGTAACGATGGCAACTAGATCCAAAAGGCATTTTCTGTATAAAAGAAGTATGGATCTCTTTCGTTAAAAAGGTAGGTTTAAATGTCTTTTTATTATGAACAAGAGTGTAGACAGGAGAGGGGTAAAGCTCATAAATAGCCTCTAGAGCTTTTTCCCCACCTGCTGATTCCACAAGCCAATCATAAACAATTGCTGTTGTCATATTTCAATTAACTGATTGATTTTTTCCAAATGTTTTTGCGCGGATACTTCCCAGCTTAGGGTCCTTGCAAGTTCTAATCCTTTGTCAATCAGTTGCTGTTTTAAATCCGCATCTACAAGTACTTTTTCAATAAGCTGTGCTATATGTCGATAGTTATAAGGATTACAGTAGAGTGTTGCTGTTTTACAAACCTCTGGCAGAGATGCGGCATAAGAGCAGATAGTAGGACAACCACAGGCCATGGCTTCTAAAGGAGGGAGGCCAAATCCTTCATATAAGGAAGGGAATATCATCAGCTCAGCTGTCCTATAAAAGCTAACGAGCTCTTCATCTGAAACATTCTCTACAAAATGTATTCGATGCTTTAAATGCTGCAGGGTTTCTTTAACATATGAATCATCAAGGCGTTTCATGTCTTTTGAATTGCCCACACAAACAAGATCTACTTCAGAAAAACCTTGTTTATCCAACACATCAAAAGCTAAAAGCAGCGCTTGTATATTTTTATGAACTTTGAGATTCCCTACATACAACAAAAACTTTTTTTTGATTTTAAATTTCTCTCGTATTTGATGATTCTGCTTGTTAGGCGAAAATCTATCTAAATCAACCGCCAGAGGAATCACCTCTATTTTATCTGCTACAATATTGGTGTATTTGCACAATTCGCTCTTTGAAAAATGAGAATCTGTAATGACTTGATCAGATCGATAAGCTGCTTGTTTGATCAAAAAACCCGCATAAAAACGCTCTAATCGATTCAATAGTTTAGGATAGGCTAAATGAAATAGATCATGAATAGTAGTTAATCTTTTCTTAGAGGAAATAGGGAAAATAGGAACATTAAAATGAGGAGACCAAAACAGATCACAAGGGGGAATTTTCCTAGCAAAATCTATTTGCTCTATTGGCGAATAGATCGGCGTAGAAATGGGAATCACTTCCATTCCATCAAAATAAGCGCCCTTTTGATGGGGATGAATGAAAACATACCAGTGTATGGGAGCTTTTTTTAAATGTTTCAATATGTTTTTTAAATAAGTACCGATACCAGAATGAACAAGCATCCTTGCATCCACACAAACTTTCTTCAAAAGCAAACCTCGGTTTCTTTTTCAGTGCTTCGTGCTGCTAGATTTAAATCGCTATCTATCATAAGGCTAACCAGTTCTTTTAAAGAGGTATTGGGTTTCCATCCCATTTTTTGTATAGCTTTAGCAGGATCTCCTATGAGTAGTTCCACTTCTGAAGGACGGAAAAGTTGCGGATCGATTTCTACTAATATACGTCCTGTTCGACAATCAATCCCTTTTTCTTCTAATCCTTGTCCTATCCATTCAATAGTAATACCCACTTCCTGAAAAGCTAGCTCTACAAAATTTCTGACATTTGTAGTCTCTCCTGTAGCCAATACAAAATCTTCTGCAGTATCTTGCTGCAGTATACGCCACATGCCTTCTACAAAGTCTTTAGCATAACCCCAATCTCTTTTTGCATCTAGATTACCAAGCTGTAGTTTTTTCTGTTGGTTATGCATAATCTTAGCTACTGCTAGTGTAATTTTGCGAGATACAAAATTTTCTCCTCGCCGTGGGCTTTCATGATTAAATAAAATCCCATTACACGCAAATAAATCCCAGGCTTCTCTGTAATTAACAACAGCCCAATAAGCATAGAGTTTTGCTACCCCATAAGGAGATCTAGGATAAAAAGGAGTTTTTTCTGTCTGAGGGGTTTCCTGCACCTTACCGAATAATTCTGAAGTAGAAGCTTGATAAAATCTCGATGTTGGACAGGTCCTGCGCATTGCTTCGAGTAAACGCATTGTTCCTAGAGCATCCACATCTGCCGTATATATAGGCATTTTAAAAGAAGTGCCCACATGACTCATAGCTGCTAAGTTATAGATTTCATCTGGTAGAACGGATTTAACTACGCTTTCCACATTACCTGAATCGGTAAGATCTCCTTCATGTAAATGTAGACTTTCAAGCAAATGAGAAATTCTTTGTAGATTACAAGAGGAAGATCTTCGCACCATTCCATGTACCTTGTAACCTTTCTCTAATAAAAGCTCTGCCAAATAAGATCCATCTTGCCCTGTTATTCCTGTAATAAGCACCGTTTTCATAAGCCTTTTCCTTTTCGATAAAATGCTAGAATCATTTTTACACAGTAACAATTATAGATAAAGCTTTAGAGCATACAAGCCTGTTTACCTAGACTAAAATAATGTTTCCTCAAATAAATCGCTTAAATAGTAATCAAGCTATCAATAACAGAGAGATATTGTTGAGAGGTTTGTAGCCAACAAAAATTTTTACTTTGTTGTAATCCTTTACTTCTCAATTCCTCTTTTTGTTTGGGAGATTGCAAAAAATTTATGAGAATAGGCAAAAAGGCTTCTAAATCATAAGGATTAAAGTACAAAACACCCTCTTTACACACTTCAGGTATCGAAGTAGCATTAGATACAATACATGGGCATCCAGAAGACATTGCTTCTAAGGGAGGCAAGCCAAATCCTTCATGGGTGGAGGGGAAAATCAGACATTCCGCTATTTGATAAAAATAAGCAAGATGTTCTTCCGAAATCGGTCCTATAAAATGCATATGATTTTTTACCGCGGGGAACTCTGTCAGCAATTGTTGCTTAAGCAGCTGTTGCTCAGAACATCCTTGATATTTTCCCACAAAAACAAGATCAATGTCTTTAAATCCTAAGAGATGCAGCCTCTCAAAGGCTTTACATAAAAACTTTTCGTTTTTATGCGTAGCAAGCCTGCCTACATATAGGAGGAATTTTTTTTTCAAGTGATAATTTTCAGAAAGAATCTGTTTTGCATGTGTTAAATTGGAGGTGGGTAAGAAAACAGATTTATCAACCGCAAGAGGAATAACTTGAACTTTACTTTCATGAACCTTTGTATATTTACAAATTGCCTGTTTGGAAAAAGCAGAACTAGTAATAACTGTATGAGATAGTCGAGCTGCTTTTTTTAAAAGATGCTTTGCACAAGCTAGCTTTAAAGAAGGCTTTTTTACAGGATAAGTAAAACAAAAAATATCGTGCATTGTTACCATTCTCTTTCTTGCTAAAGTGGGAAGTAAAGGAATATTGTAATTAGGGGACCAGAACAAATCACAAATGGGTACATGAAAAGGTAAATATATTTGCTCCTTCATCGAATTAATTCTATAGTCAACCCAAATTGGCTCAACCCAATCCCATAAAAAATCTTTGCAATCTTTATTTACCAAAGCTCTCCAGCGAATAGGTTGTTCTCTAAAGAGATATAATAATTGTCTTAAGACAGAGCCCATACCAAAAATAGGCAGTATGCGCGCATCTACACAAATTGTTTTCATGTTTTTTTTCAACCCTACTCTATTAAAATTTTTGGAGAAGATCTTGTTTTTATCCAATCTCTAAAAACAGAGGTTAAACAAAAAGAAAAAATGATAGATCCTATCCCTAGGCAACTTAAAACGGTAACTAGGAAATATAAAGATTCAATCTTTGGTAAAAAATTCATTGCTAAAATATTCAAGGCAAGTGGTGCAATTAGAGGAAGAATACATATCTTCTTTATCCAATGATTTTTATTACTTTTTGGCATCAGTTTGCGGTGAATAATAGGAAGGATCAAAAGAGAACATAAGTTATGAATAAACCAAATTGAGGCAACTGCAAGCACTCCTAGTTTCTCATACAATAAGAACATTACCGGAAATAAAAGAGTTAATGTGATGATGTTTTGCCAAATTATTGCTTTTAACCATCCAAAAGAGTACTGCAGGGCTAAGGGTAAGCTCATTAATCCATTACAGGCTGTTCCTAAAATAAAAAGGCGGAGGATAGGGGCTACTTTTTCTGCTATTTGCGGATCGCGAACCCAAATAAAAATAAGCTCTTTAGTAAAACAAACACATAAAATGGCTAAAGGCAAAACCAAAACAGCTACTACTTGAGAATAGTTTTCATATAGTTTACAGAGATCCACTAGTTTTTTTTGTGCAATTAACTGAGAGAACCTAGGAAATAGAGAATAAAAGAAAGGTTGAATCATTAGGTAAAGTCCATTGGATAGATTATAAGCAAGTATATAGTAACCATATACTTCTAAAGAAGCGTACCTACTTACAAAAAGCTTATCCAAGGAAACAATACATGTACTTGTTAGTGTTAAAAAAAAAGTCTGAGAAATAAAAGGCCATGATTGCTTTAAAAGCTTTCCACAAAAATGCGCTCTAAAAAAACCCCTGTCTTGAGGCATGTACTTCCATAATAGAATAGCAAAGGTTAGTGTATGCAAGATGACAATGATCAACTGCCAAATAAAAAAAGCACGTAAAGAAGGCTCAATAAAGGCAAGTACTGCGATTACTCCTGCTGATTTAAGAAAAGTAAAAAATACTTGAACAGAATTTACGAGTACTTGTTTTTGCAAGCCCATCAAAGCGCTGAAATACAGAGAATTTGGCCATTGAAAGCTCAAACAGATTCCCATTAAAATAACTGCCTGAGCAACCTCAGTTAAGGAAAGATGTACAGGATGCACCCAGTTATAGGCAATCGAGTTTGATAAACAACTAATACTAAGACCCGTCAATAGGCAAATAAACCAATATACTCCTTCTAAGGATCGAAATAGATCAGCTGCTTCTGCTCTTGTATTTTCTACTGCTGTAAGCTGAGCCATTTGACGGTTAATGGTTGTACCAATGGCTGCTTCAATGGGAACTAGCAGGAAACTTAGCAATAGATAAAAACCGGTAATCCCATAAGCTTCTATTCCTAGATACTTCAAGTAAAAAGGCACACAAACCAATAGAATCAGCCCCGAACAAGCTTTGTTGCAGAAATTTGCCATTAAATTGATTCTAGAATGATTTTTACTCATGATCTTGGTAAAAAAGCTCTCTTTTTCAAATGATAAGGCTGTAAGATAGTTGTCTTCTGAGCAATAGCGTTAAGTAATGCCAAAGAAGTAAAAAACAAGATTTTTCCATACATCTGTTCTACAAAATAATAATCGCAACACCCAATCCATAAGAACCCTATAAATATACTCAAAAAAACTGCTTGTTCTTGAGAAAAAGGTTTTTGAATAGCTTTTTTTAAGATAGAAAATAAAAAGGCCCCAAAGAATATAAATCCGATAATTCCTGTTTCAACTGCAACTAACAAATAAATATTGTGTACTTTTGCACAGAGAAAAAGCCCAAATTGAATGGGGTCATTAAAGAGTTGAAAGTTATTAAATCCTATACCAAGCCAAGGGTTTGCTTTGATCATTTTTAAAGCTACTTCTTGGTAAACAATTCTCTCTTCGTCTGCATATTGGGCCACTTGATTATAGTTTATAATCCCCCCTCTATTAAAAAACTGCTGCTGAAAAAGAGCTAAGCAAATAATGCTACTTATAAAAAAAAGCAACCAAACCTTCTTCATTTCTTTTCTATAAGAAAAATCTTCCATCCAAAAATATTGAATAACCGTCCAAATGATTGTCCCTATAATACAAGCAATCATCGCAGCTCTACAAAAAGAAATACTTAAACCGAGAAAATGCAGGAAAATAAGCGGTATTAATACCCATTTAATCCACTTCTCCTGATGAATGACATATAAATAAGATGCATTCAAGAGGGAGAAAAATAAAAAACCTCCGAACACATTAGGATGAGAAAAGAGCCCTGTTGCTCGATAAAGCACATTTAAAGGCAGTTGAAAATGAGAGAATTGATCAAAAATCCAACGTTGTTTCCCTGGATTGGGAAAACTGAACCAATGTAAAGGAGGCTCTCCCATTTTATGAAGCCCCAGTGGACTCTGAGAAAAATATTGTATACAAGCAATAATACATTGTATCCCTATCGTAATGACAACTGTCCAAGCAATCCATTTGATAAGTTGACGAATTCTATTTTGAGCTACGATATATTCAATAGCACAAAAAAGCAAAATCATCGTCGAGAACTGTAAAAGACGCACATACTGCAGCAAATAATGACGAGCAGGAGAAAGAGCAATCGAAAAAAAAGCAGTCAGACAAAATAAAACAAGCCACCGAACAGGTGCTGTAAATAATTTACTACCTAAGGTTTTTGGCGCTTGTAAAAGGACAAGTAATACGAGTACAAAAATGACTAAATCACCTGGGAAAAATTCAATATGGCGATAAAAAAAATCTGGCAAAACTAAACCGTCAGGGACCATTCGATCAGAAAATTCGCTCAAAAAAGCGCGGAATCTTTTTTGAAAAGGAAGAAGTAAAAAGAGAAGAATCAATACAGCATTGGAGAATAAATAGAGCAATCTCTGAATCCAAAAATAAAATGGTCTTTGAATAAGCATATTTTTATATCTCCTCTTCTAACAAACGCAACTCTTTATAAGACTGGAGTTGGTCGCGAAAAGCTGCTGCGTCTTCAAATCGCATCTCTTTAGCTGCTACCTTCATTTTTTTCTCATACTCTTTAATTTTTTTCTCAATTTCTTTGGTTGTTAGATGGGTAATTTTTTCTTCTTCTAAAGTATCTATAACATTTGCAAACGTTTGAGCAAGATCTTCTATTTTTCTCTTTTGAATCGTTTGCGGAATAATGCCATGTTTTTCATTATATTCTTGCTGTATGCTTCGTCTTGCCTTTGTGGTATCAAGTGCACCTTGAATCGACTTTGTAATTTTATCTGCATACATCACAACATGACCATCTATATTACGCGCTGCTCTTCCACAGGTCTGAATCAAAGCTGTCTGGCTACGTAAGAATCCTTCTTTATCAGCATCGAGAATACAAACAAGAGATACCTCTGGAATATCCAGACCCTCTCGCAGCAAATTAATACCAACTAGCACATCAAAGATTCCTTTACGCAAGTCATTGATGATCTGCACACGCTCTAGAGTGTCTATATCTGAATGCAGATATTTTGCTTTAATTCCAATTTCTGTTAAATATTTAGATAGATCCTCTGATAGCTTTTTAGTTAAAGTAGTTACTAAAACCCTTCTATTTTTTTCTGTTTCTTGACGAATAAGTTCTAAGCAATCATCTACTTGACCAGTAGCTGGTTTAATTTCAATAAGAGGGTCTAATAGTCCTGTAGGACGAATGATCTGCTGTACAATCTCTCCTTCTGCTTCCTTTACTTCCCATTCAGAAGGAGTTGCAGAAACATAAACCACTTGATTGATTCTTTGGTGAACTTCTTCAAATTTTAGAGGGCGATTGTCAAATGCAGAAGGAAGGCGAAACCCATATTCTACTAAAGATTTTTTACGTGCTCTATCTCCATTGTACATTGCATGTAATTGTGGAAGGGTTTGATGAGACTCATCGATAAAAACCAGGAAATCATCTGGAAAATAATCTAATAAACAAGGAGGGGGATCGCCAGGCATTCTACCACTGAAATGACGAGAATAGTTTTCAATTCCCTTGCAAAATCCAATTTCTCGCATCATCTCCAAGTCATAAGTTGTTCTCTGCCATAACCTTTGCTTTTCTATCATTTTATTTTCTGCTTCTAAAAGCGCGACTGTTTGCTCTAATTCCTTTTTAATGGCATCTATTGCTTTAAAACGAACCCCTTCAGGAGTTACATGATGGGAGCCTGGATAAATAGTGATCTTTTCTAAAACAGTGCGAACTCTACCGGTTAAAGGATCAATCTCACAAATACGCTCAATTTCATCGCCAAAAAATTCTATACGATAAGCTAGGTTCTCTTCATAGGCTGGAACAATTTCTAATACATCTCCCCGAGCACGAAAACTAGCGCGCACAAGATCATAATCATTGCGCTTATAGTGCATTTCGACCAAATGCAGTAAAATATCATCACGACGACGCTTTTCTGCTACTGTAATTGTTAATAACATCTGACTGTAATACTCAGGCAGGCCTAAGCCATAAATACAAGAGACAGAAGCTACTATGATGACATCTTCTCTTTCAATCAAAGACCTTGTAGCGCTCAAGCGCATCCGATCGATCTGATCGTTAATCGCTAAATCCTTCTCAATATACGTATCAGTTCGGGCAATATATGCTTCTGGTTGATAGTAGTCATAATAAGAAACAAAGTATTCAACGGCATTATTTGGGAAAAATCCTTTGAACTCTTGATATAATTGAGCAGCCAAAGTTTTATTGTGTGCAATCACTAAAGAAGATCTATTTAATCTCTGGATGACATTAGCCATCGTAAATGTTTTTCCCGATCCTGTTACTCCTAAAAGAACTTGAGCTTTTTTCCCCTCTTGTATTCTTTTCACCAATAAATCGATGGCTTGCGGTTGGTCTCCACAAGGAATGAACTCGCTGTTTAGGGAAAATGTCATAGAAATCCAAATTAAATGCTACTTGATCCTAGCATATCTGCTATCTGTAAAAAAAGAATAGAAACAGCAACAGTAAATATTAAAACTAAAGAAATTTTACCAAAAGGAAATCGATAAGCCCCTTTCATTAACTTATGATAGCGTCCAATCCACACCATGGTTACTGGTAAAATCCCAAAAAGGATCACTGCACAAATCCCTCCTGCAAAATTCAAAGCTTTAAAAAATAACTGCGGGTAGCAAAGAGCAAAAAGTAAAGGAGGACAGAAAGCAAGTAGGCAAAGGCTTAAAGACTCGTGCTTTTTATGCGTAACCTTAAATCCATCAGCTAAAAAATGCACTAAGCTTAATGCTTGAGAAAAAAAAGAAGTTAAAATAGCAAAAAAAGCTAGCCCTCCAGACCACATCTTAATTGTCGTAAGATTCAAGAATAAAGAAAGAGCTTGTGAGGAGTCTTTTCCTGTTCGTAAAGATTCCCTAATTTGATCTAAAGGAAGAATTCCTAATACGATAAATTCCCAAATTAAATAGATTGCAAATGCCATTAGACTTCCTATAACAATAGAAAGACGTACGCGTTTTAAGTCTCCTTTCATATAATTGGTAAGAGAGGGGACCATATTATGAAAACCAAATGCAATAATGAGTAAAGGAAAAGATTTCGGTGCATAAATAAAATTCTCATACAAAAGCAACTTAGGATTGACATAAGTTATGCTAAATAATACAAGAAGCCCAAAAAAAATAATCTTAACCAGCATAAGAAAGCGGTTACACAAGTCAACACTTCTTGTTCCTAAATAGACAATCCAACCAAACAACACAATTAATGCCACAGATCCTATCCAATCAGGGATCTGTAGATTAAAAAAAGAATAAAAAAAAGAAGCAAATAATGTACCCGTACCAGAAATATAGGCAACTAGTAATGCATAAAAGAGAAAGAGATAAGTAATCCAGCCCAATGCCTTGAAAGATTTTCCGATGGTATGATCTAAAATAGACAAAAAGTTAATCTGCTCATGAAACCACCCATTTGTTTCTACCAGTAATAAAGCCGTAGAAGTCATAAAAGCCCAAGCAAGAAAGAATAAAATAGTGGAGCAAAGAAAACCAGCCATCCCCGTCACTATTGGCAAGGCTAACATACCAGCTCCAATACAGCTGCCTGCAATGAGCAAAGCCCCACCCATAACACTGCCTTGTTTCATCTAGTGGCCTTTAGCTGTCTTCTTCTCAATAATTCGAATCTCTTGATCTAAACGACCTAGCTCATATCCTTCATAGTCGACAAACTTGAAGAAACGCTCAAAAATAGGCAAGACATGGCATACTTGTTTTGCCATCTCTTGCGCAATAAATCGATAGGTAGGATGACCTGCTGGAGCAGAACGTAATTCGCAAAGCCATTGAAGAGAACGCAGGTTTACATGAAAATACCAATGCATATTAAAAGCCATGGGAGCTACATACTGGGCTTCTTCAGAAAACTCTTCAGCAATTGTATCATAAACTCTTTTAGCCCTTTCCATTGCCTCCCGATAAGGCTTTTCCATTTCCGTGTCTAAAATTTCATGAGGAATAAAATAACCAAAATCACAGGTGATAAGTTGTCTTTCTTGAGTGAGAATTCGATGGCGTTGCAGGTCGCGATACACACCAAAGTCAGCTACTATTTCAAAAGTAAACGTTGCATGTTCTAAAGCTCTTGGAGATTTATGTCTTCTATTCTCACGGAAATTAGCTGCTGAATCTAAAATGTGATTTAATTCCTCTTCAGAAAGGTTTTTACAATGCTCTTGCAGCTCAAATAACCCTGCATGACAATATTCAAACAATAAAGCGGCCGCTACTTTTATAGGAGATTCTTCTTCATACCCAATTAATCTCACTCCTGGGTGCTCCATTTTATCTAAACCAACGCAGTGTCTAGAAGCAAGTAGTTTTAATGTATTGCCCATCTGCTCACGAAACTGTGAAAAACTAAGCTGATATTTATGATTAAGATCAGCTCTTCGAACGAAAGAAGGAAGGATTTTATTTAGCTCCTGAAAACTTTTTTTACCGATATCTTGTACTTCAGCCAAATTATGGCTATTTAATTTCTGTATTAAACATTCAAAAAATCGTCCGTTTCCATATACCCCCATATTTGTCAATGTGCTTACAGGTAAAAGCCCTCGCAAACAGTCAAGAACTTTAGCGCGCAGAGCAGCTGCATAGGCAACTTTGGAGACATCGTGTTCTTTAGGGAATTTTTTTTCCATTTGCTCCATTAAAGGAGGTATCAAAGAAGAATAAGTTTCAAATAATGAGTTACAAGTTTGCAAATACGCTTCACGAAATGCTGATGCTAATAGAATAGGTTCTCGGTAAAACAAATATTTTCCATCTATTTTTTGATCAAAATAAATATAACGAGTGGATTTTTCTAAAGGAGATCCTCCGATTCGAGCATCTTCAATGATTTTAGCTGAAATCATGGAAACATTTTCAATAGCAAGATGCCCTCCTCCTAATTCTCCAATAGAATCATCACCATAGCCGTCTAAAATTCGATCATAAAAGTTTTGCGCTTTTTTGATTCCTATGATTTGATCTTCTACTTGCTCCTGGTCTAAATCCGCTTGAATTCCTGTAATTGCTGTAAAGGCGGTTTCCTCATTAAGAATAAAATCTTTAAGCAATAAAGATCTTAGTCCTAAACTGGACCTAGAATAGCGGGAAAACAAAGCCCCTTTAATTACTTCTGGTAAATTTCGTAAACAAAAAATATTACTTGTAGTATGAGTTACATATCTTTGAAGGATTTTAATTTGACTATCTGTGAATTCTTCGTAACCTTCGGTCATGAAATCTTCCTTTTAATCCTTGTTTCTTTCATTTAATGATTTGCCTTAAATATTAATAGAGTGACATATTCTTTAGGCACAATCAAGAAAAAACCATCCCATGCAAATAAGAATCAAGGTTCAACATTTGCATAAATAGCCTTTGATATGCTTTGATCAATATGCGTTTTCTTAAAAGGTGCCTTATGTTGATTAAAAGACCTCGTCGCAATCGAAAAACCGTAGCCATCCGTTCTCTTCTAGCAGAGACT
It encodes the following:
- the gmd gene encoding GDP-mannose 4,6-dehydratase yields the protein MKTVLITGITGQDGSYLAELLLEKGYKVHGMVRRSSSCNLQRISHLLESLHLHEGDLTDSGNVESVVKSVLPDEIYNLAAMSHVGTSFKMPIYTADVDALGTMRLLEAMRRTCPTSRFYQASTSELFGKVQETPQTEKTPFYPRSPYGVAKLYAYWAVVNYREAWDLFACNGILFNHESPRRGENFVSRKITLAVAKIMHNQQKKLQLGNLDAKRDWGYAKDFVEGMWRILQQDTAEDFVLATGETTNVRNFVELAFQEVGITIEWIGQGLEEKGIDCRTGRILVEIDPQLFRPSEVELLIGDPAKAIQKMGWKPNTSLKELVSLMIDSDLNLAARSTEKETEVCF
- a CDS encoding aromatic amino acid transport family protein — encoded protein: MKQGSVMGGALLIAGSCIGAGMLALPIVTGMAGFLCSTILFFLAWAFMTSTALLLVETNGWFHEQINFLSILDHTIGKSFKALGWITYLFLFYALLVAYISGTGTLFASFFYSFFNLQIPDWIGSVALIVLFGWIVYLGTRSVDLCNRFLMLVKIIFFGLLVLFSITYVNPKLLLYENFIYAPKSFPLLIIAFGFHNMVPSLTNYMKGDLKRVRLSIVIGSLMAFAIYLIWEFIVLGILPLDQIRESLRTGKDSSQALSLFLNLTTIKMWSGGLAFFAILTSFFSQALSLVHFLADGFKVTHKKHESLSLCLLAFCPPLLFALCYPQLFFKALNFAGGICAVILFGILPVTMVWIGRYHKLMKGAYRFPFGKISLVLIFTVAVSILFLQIADMLGSSSI
- a CDS encoding FAD-dependent thymidylate synthase, which gives rise to MTEGYEEFTDSQIKILQRYVTHTTSNIFCLRNLPEVIKGALFSRYSRSSLGLRSLLLKDFILNEETAFTAITGIQADLDQEQVEDQIIGIKKAQNFYDRILDGYGDDSIGELGGGHLAIENVSMISAKIIEDARIGGSPLEKSTRYIYFDQKIDGKYLFYREPILLASAFREAYLQTCNSLFETYSSLIPPLMEQMEKKFPKEHDVSKVAYAAALRAKVLDCLRGLLPVSTLTNMGVYGNGRFFECLIQKLNSHNLAEVQDIGKKSFQELNKILPSFVRRADLNHKYQLSFSQFREQMGNTLKLLASRHCVGLDKMEHPGVRLIGYEEESPIKVAAALLFEYCHAGLFELQEHCKNLSEEELNHILDSAANFRENRRHKSPRALEHATFTFEIVADFGVYRDLQRHRILTQERQLITCDFGYFIPHEILDTEMEKPYREAMERAKRVYDTIAEEFSEEAQYVAPMAFNMHWYFHVNLRSLQWLCELRSAPAGHPTYRFIAQEMAKQVCHVLPIFERFFKFVDYEGYELGRLDQEIRIIEKKTAKGH
- a CDS encoding glycosyltransferase family 1 protein yields the protein MLVHSGIGTYLKNILKHLKKAPIHWYVFIHPHQKGAYFDGMEVIPISTPIYSPIEQIDFARKIPPCDLFWSPHFNVPIFPISSKKRLTTIHDLFHLAYPKLLNRLERFYAGFLIKQAAYRSDQVITDSHFSKSELCKYTNIVADKIEVIPLAVDLDRFSPNKQNHQIREKFKIKKKFLLYVGNLKVHKNIQALLLAFDVLDKQGFSEVDLVCVGNSKDMKRLDDSYVKETLQHLKHRIHFVENVSDEELVSFYRTAELMIFPSLYEGFGLPPLEAMACGCPTICSYAASLPEVCKTATLYCNPYNYRHIAQLIEKVLVDADLKQQLIDKGLELARTLSWEVSAQKHLEKINQLIEI
- a CDS encoding glycosyltransferase family 1 protein, giving the protein MKTICVDARILPIFGMGSVLRQLLYLFREQPIRWRALVNKDCKDFLWDWVEPIWVDYRINSMKEQIYLPFHVPICDLFWSPNYNIPLLPTLARKRMVTMHDIFCFTYPVKKPSLKLACAKHLLKKAARLSHTVITSSAFSKQAICKYTKVHESKVQVIPLAVDKSVFLPTSNLTHAKQILSENYHLKKKFLLYVGRLATHKNEKFLCKAFERLHLLGFKDIDLVFVGKYQGCSEQQLLKQQLLTEFPAVKNHMHFIGPISEEHLAYFYQIAECLIFPSTHEGFGLPPLEAMSSGCPCIVSNATSIPEVCKEGVLYFNPYDLEAFLPILINFLQSPKQKEELRSKGLQQSKNFCWLQTSQQYLSVIDSLITI
- the uvrB gene encoding excinuclease ABC subunit UvrB — its product is MTFSLNSEFIPCGDQPQAIDLLVKRIQEGKKAQVLLGVTGSGKTFTMANVIQRLNRSSLVIAHNKTLAAQLYQEFKGFFPNNAVEYFVSYYDYYQPEAYIARTDTYIEKDLAINDQIDRMRLSATRSLIEREDVIIVASVSCIYGLGLPEYYSQMLLTITVAEKRRRDDILLHLVEMHYKRNDYDLVRASFRARGDVLEIVPAYEENLAYRIEFFGDEIERICEIDPLTGRVRTVLEKITIYPGSHHVTPEGVRFKAIDAIKKELEQTVALLEAENKMIEKQRLWQRTTYDLEMMREIGFCKGIENYSRHFSGRMPGDPPPCLLDYFPDDFLVFIDESHQTLPQLHAMYNGDRARKKSLVEYGFRLPSAFDNRPLKFEEVHQRINQVVYVSATPSEWEVKEAEGEIVQQIIRPTGLLDPLIEIKPATGQVDDCLELIRQETEKNRRVLVTTLTKKLSEDLSKYLTEIGIKAKYLHSDIDTLERVQIINDLRKGIFDVLVGINLLREGLDIPEVSLVCILDADKEGFLRSQTALIQTCGRAARNIDGHVVMYADKITKSIQGALDTTKARRSIQQEYNEKHGIIPQTIQKRKIEDLAQTFANVIDTLEEEKITHLTTKEIEKKIKEYEKKMKVAAKEMRFEDAAAFRDQLQSYKELRLLEEEI
- a CDS encoding O-antigen ligase family protein, yielding MLIQRPFYFWIQRLLYLFSNAVLILLFLLLPFQKRFRAFLSEFSDRMVPDGLVLPDFFYRHIEFFPGDLVIFVLVLLVLLQAPKTLGSKLFTAPVRWLVLFCLTAFFSIALSPARHYLLQYVRLLQFSTMILLFCAIEYIVAQNRIRQLIKWIAWTVVITIGIQCIIACIQYFSQSPLGLHKMGEPPLHWFSFPNPGKQRWIFDQFSHFQLPLNVLYRATGLFSHPNVFGGFLFFSLLNASYLYVIHQEKWIKWVLIPLIFLHFLGLSISFCRAAMIACIIGTIIWTVIQYFWMEDFSYRKEMKKVWLLFFISSIICLALFQQQFFNRGGIINYNQVAQYADEERIVYQEVALKMIKANPWLGIGFNNFQLFNDPIQFGLFLCAKVHNIYLLVAVETGIIGFIFFGAFLFSILKKAIQKPFSQEQAVFLSIFIGFLWIGCCDYYFVEQMYGKILFFTSLALLNAIAQKTTILQPYHLKKRAFLPRS